The following proteins are encoded in a genomic region of Neomonachus schauinslandi chromosome 7, ASM220157v2, whole genome shotgun sequence:
- the TRIM41 gene encoding E3 ubiquitin-protein ligase TRIM41 isoform X4 — MAAVAMAPNPVQTLQEEAVCAICLDYFTDPVSIGCGHNFCRVCVTQLWGGEDEDDRDELDREEEEEDGEEEEVEAVGAGGGWDTPMRDEDYEGDMEEEVEEEEEGVFWTSGMGGSNWDNMDYVWEEEDEEEDLDYYLGDMEEDLRGEDEEDEEEVLEEDEEEELDPVTPLPPPPAPRRCFTCPQCRKSFPRRSFRPNLQLANMVQVIRQMHPTPGRGSRGSEQGICPKHQEALKLFCEVDEEAICVVCRESRSHKQHSVVPLEEVVQEYKAKLQGHVEPLRKHLEAVQKMKAKEERRVTELKSQMKSELAAVASEFGRLTRFLAEEQAGLERRLREMHEAQLGRAGAAASRLAEQAAQLSRLLAEAQERSQQGGLRLLQDIKETFNRCEEVQLQPPEVWSPDPCQPHSHDFLTDAIVRKMSRMFCQAARVDLTLDPDTAHPALMLSPDRRGVRLAERRQEVADHSKRFSADCCVLGAQGFRSGRHYWEEPKEPSWPAARPSLTCNVCPTGLHGSLMRTAAWFSFPLSTQGSEFE; from the exons ATGGCTGCCGTTGCCATGGCACCCAACCCTGTGCAGACCCTTCAGGAGGAGGCGGTGTGCGCCATCTGCCTCGATTACTTCACGGACCCCGTGTCCATCGGCTGCGGGCACAACTTCTGCCGAGTGTGTGTAACCCagttgtggggaggggaggatgagGACGACAGAGACGAGTTGGAccgggaggaggaagaggaggacggagaggaggaggaagtggaggctgtgggagctggtggggggtgggacacCCCCATGCGGGATGAAGACTATGAGGGCGACATGGAGGAGGAGGtcgaggaggaagaggagggtgtGTTCTGGACCAGTGGCATGGGAGGGTCCAACTGGGACAACATGGACTACgtgtgggaggaggaggacgaggaggaagaTTTGGACTACTACTTGGGGGACATGGAGGAGGACCTGAgaggggaggatgaggaggacgaggaggaagtactggaggaggatgaggaagaggagctAGACCCCGTCACCCCACTGCCCCCGCCTCCAGCCCCTCGGAGGTGCTTCACCTGCCCTCAGTGCCGAAAGAGCTTTCCCAGGCGGAGCTTCCGCCCCAACCTGCAGCTGGCCAACATGGTCCAGGTGATTCGGCAGATGCACCCAACTCCTGGTCGAGGGAGCCGTGGGAGCGAGCAGGGCATTTGTCCCAAACACCAGGAAGCCCTGAAGCTCTTCTGCGAGGTGGATGAAGAGGCCATCTGTGTGGTGTGCAGAGAATCCAGGAGCCACAAACAACACAGCGTGGTGCCATTGGAGGAGGTGGTGCAGGAGTATAAG GCCAAACTGCAGGGGCATGTGGAACCACTGAGGAAGCACCTAGAGGCTGTGCAGAAGATGAAGGCCAAGGAGGAAAGGCGGGTGACAGAGCTGAAG AGCCAGATGAAGTCAGAGCTGGCAGCTGTGGCCTCGGAGTTCGGGCGGCTGACACGGTTTCTGGCTGAAGAGCAGGCAGGGTTGGAGCGGCGCCTCCGAGAGATGCACGAAGCCCAGCTAGGGCGTGCAGGAGCAGCGGCTAGCCGCCTGGCGGAGCAGGCTGCCCAGCTGAGCCGCCTGCTGGCGGAGGCCCAGGAGCGGAGCCAGCAGGGGGGCCTGCGGCTGCTCCAG GACATCAAGGAGACTTTCAATAG GTGTGAAGAGGTACAGCTGCAGCCCCCAGAGGTCTGGTCCCCTGACCCGTGTCAACCCCATAGCCATGACTTCTTGACAGATGCCATCGTGAGGAAAATGAGCCGGATGTTCTGTCAGGCTGCCCGAG TGGACCTGACGCTGGACCCTGACACGGCTCACCCGGCTCTGATGCTGTCCCCTGACCGCCGGGGGGTCCGCCTGGCAGAGCGGCGGCAGGAGGTTGCTGACCATTCCAAGCGCTTCTCAGCCGACTGCTGCGTCTTGGGGGCCCAAGGCTTCCGCTCTGGCCGGCACTACTGGGAG GAGCCTAAAGAACCCTCCTGGCCTGCAGCTCGGCCTTCTCTCACCTGCAATGTCTGTCCAACAGGTCTGCATGGGTCCCTGATGAGAACAGCTGCCtggttttccttccctctgtccacCCAGGGGTCTGAGTTTGAGTAG
- the TRIM41 gene encoding E3 ubiquitin-protein ligase TRIM41 isoform X2, protein MAAVAMAPNPVQTLQEEAVCAICLDYFTDPVSIGCGHNFCRVCVTQLWGGEDEDDRDELDREEEEEDGEEEEVEAVGAGGGWDTPMRDEDYEGDMEEEVEEEEEGVFWTSGMGGSNWDNMDYVWEEEDEEEDLDYYLGDMEEDLRGEDEEDEEEVLEEDEEEELDPVTPLPPPPAPRRCFTCPQCRKSFPRRSFRPNLQLANMVQVIRQMHPTPGRGSRGSEQGICPKHQEALKLFCEVDEEAICVVCRESRSHKQHSVVPLEEVVQEYKAKLQGHVEPLRKHLEAVQKMKAKEERRVTELKSQMKSELAAVASEFGRLTRFLAEEQAGLERRLREMHEAQLGRAGAAASRLAEQAAQLSRLLAEAQERSQQGGLRLLQDIKETFNSHDFLTDAIVRKMSRMFCQAARVDLTLDPDTAHPALMLSPDRRGVRLAERRQEVADHSKRFSADCCVLGAQGFRSGRHYWEVEVGGRRGWAVGAARESTHHKEKVGSGGSSVGSGDASSSRHHHRRRRLHLPQQPLLQREVWCVGTNGKRYQAQSSTEQTLLSPSEKPRRFGVYLDYEAGRLGFYNAETLAHVHTFSAAFLGERVFPFFRVLSKGTRIKLCP, encoded by the exons ATGGCTGCCGTTGCCATGGCACCCAACCCTGTGCAGACCCTTCAGGAGGAGGCGGTGTGCGCCATCTGCCTCGATTACTTCACGGACCCCGTGTCCATCGGCTGCGGGCACAACTTCTGCCGAGTGTGTGTAACCCagttgtggggaggggaggatgagGACGACAGAGACGAGTTGGAccgggaggaggaagaggaggacggagaggaggaggaagtggaggctgtgggagctggtggggggtgggacacCCCCATGCGGGATGAAGACTATGAGGGCGACATGGAGGAGGAGGtcgaggaggaagaggagggtgtGTTCTGGACCAGTGGCATGGGAGGGTCCAACTGGGACAACATGGACTACgtgtgggaggaggaggacgaggaggaagaTTTGGACTACTACTTGGGGGACATGGAGGAGGACCTGAgaggggaggatgaggaggacgaggaggaagtactggaggaggatgaggaagaggagctAGACCCCGTCACCCCACTGCCCCCGCCTCCAGCCCCTCGGAGGTGCTTCACCTGCCCTCAGTGCCGAAAGAGCTTTCCCAGGCGGAGCTTCCGCCCCAACCTGCAGCTGGCCAACATGGTCCAGGTGATTCGGCAGATGCACCCAACTCCTGGTCGAGGGAGCCGTGGGAGCGAGCAGGGCATTTGTCCCAAACACCAGGAAGCCCTGAAGCTCTTCTGCGAGGTGGATGAAGAGGCCATCTGTGTGGTGTGCAGAGAATCCAGGAGCCACAAACAACACAGCGTGGTGCCATTGGAGGAGGTGGTGCAGGAGTATAAG GCCAAACTGCAGGGGCATGTGGAACCACTGAGGAAGCACCTAGAGGCTGTGCAGAAGATGAAGGCCAAGGAGGAAAGGCGGGTGACAGAGCTGAAG AGCCAGATGAAGTCAGAGCTGGCAGCTGTGGCCTCGGAGTTCGGGCGGCTGACACGGTTTCTGGCTGAAGAGCAGGCAGGGTTGGAGCGGCGCCTCCGAGAGATGCACGAAGCCCAGCTAGGGCGTGCAGGAGCAGCGGCTAGCCGCCTGGCGGAGCAGGCTGCCCAGCTGAGCCGCCTGCTGGCGGAGGCCCAGGAGCGGAGCCAGCAGGGGGGCCTGCGGCTGCTCCAG GACATCAAGGAGACTTTCAATAG CCATGACTTCTTGACAGATGCCATCGTGAGGAAAATGAGCCGGATGTTCTGTCAGGCTGCCCGAG TGGACCTGACGCTGGACCCTGACACGGCTCACCCGGCTCTGATGCTGTCCCCTGACCGCCGGGGGGTCCGCCTGGCAGAGCGGCGGCAGGAGGTTGCTGACCATTCCAAGCGCTTCTCAGCCGACTGCTGCGTCTTGGGGGCCCAAGGCTTCCGCTCTGGCCGGCACTACTGGGAGGTAGAGGTGGGCGGGCGGCGGGGTTGGGCGGTGGGCGCTGCCCGTGAATCGACCCATCATAAGGAGAAGGTGGGCTCTGGGGGGTCCTCTGTGGGCAGTGGGGATGCCAGCTCCTCGCGCCATCACCATCGCCGCCGCCGGCTGCACCTACCCCAACAGCCCCTGCTCCAGCGGGAAGTGTGGTGTGTGGGCACCAACGGCAAACGCTACCAGGCACAGAGCTCAACGGAGCAGACACTGCTGAGCCCAAGTGAGAAACCACGGCGCTTTGGCGTGTACCTGGACTATGAGGCTGGGCGCCTGGGCTTCTACAATGCGGAGACTCTAGCCCATGTGCATACCTTCTCAGCTGCTTTCCTGGGCGAGCGTGTCTTCCCTTTCTTTCGGGTGCTCTCCAAGGGCACCCGTATCAAGCTCTGCCCTTGA
- the TRIM41 gene encoding E3 ubiquitin-protein ligase TRIM41 isoform X6: MAAVAMAPNPVQTLQEEAVCAICLDYFTDPVSIGCGHNFCRVCVTQLWGGEDEDDRDELDREEEEEDGEEEEVEAVGAGGGWDTPMRDEDYEGDMEEEVEEEEEGVFWTSGMGGSNWDNMDYVWEEEDEEEDLDYYLGDMEEDLRGEDEEDEEEVLEEDEEEELDPVTPLPPPPAPRRCFTCPQCRKSFPRRSFRPNLQLANMVQVIRQMHPTPGRGSRGSEQGICPKHQEALKLFCEVDEEAICVVCRESRSHKQHSVVPLEEVVQEYKAKLQGHVEPLRKHLEAVQKMKAKEERRVTELKSQMKSELAAVASEFGRLTRFLAEEQAGLERRLREMHEAQLGRAGAAASRLAEQAAQLSRLLAEAQERSQQGGLRLLQMPS, translated from the exons ATGGCTGCCGTTGCCATGGCACCCAACCCTGTGCAGACCCTTCAGGAGGAGGCGGTGTGCGCCATCTGCCTCGATTACTTCACGGACCCCGTGTCCATCGGCTGCGGGCACAACTTCTGCCGAGTGTGTGTAACCCagttgtggggaggggaggatgagGACGACAGAGACGAGTTGGAccgggaggaggaagaggaggacggagaggaggaggaagtggaggctgtgggagctggtggggggtgggacacCCCCATGCGGGATGAAGACTATGAGGGCGACATGGAGGAGGAGGtcgaggaggaagaggagggtgtGTTCTGGACCAGTGGCATGGGAGGGTCCAACTGGGACAACATGGACTACgtgtgggaggaggaggacgaggaggaagaTTTGGACTACTACTTGGGGGACATGGAGGAGGACCTGAgaggggaggatgaggaggacgaggaggaagtactggaggaggatgaggaagaggagctAGACCCCGTCACCCCACTGCCCCCGCCTCCAGCCCCTCGGAGGTGCTTCACCTGCCCTCAGTGCCGAAAGAGCTTTCCCAGGCGGAGCTTCCGCCCCAACCTGCAGCTGGCCAACATGGTCCAGGTGATTCGGCAGATGCACCCAACTCCTGGTCGAGGGAGCCGTGGGAGCGAGCAGGGCATTTGTCCCAAACACCAGGAAGCCCTGAAGCTCTTCTGCGAGGTGGATGAAGAGGCCATCTGTGTGGTGTGCAGAGAATCCAGGAGCCACAAACAACACAGCGTGGTGCCATTGGAGGAGGTGGTGCAGGAGTATAAG GCCAAACTGCAGGGGCATGTGGAACCACTGAGGAAGCACCTAGAGGCTGTGCAGAAGATGAAGGCCAAGGAGGAAAGGCGGGTGACAGAGCTGAAG AGCCAGATGAAGTCAGAGCTGGCAGCTGTGGCCTCGGAGTTCGGGCGGCTGACACGGTTTCTGGCTGAAGAGCAGGCAGGGTTGGAGCGGCGCCTCCGAGAGATGCACGAAGCCCAGCTAGGGCGTGCAGGAGCAGCGGCTAGCCGCCTGGCGGAGCAGGCTGCCCAGCTGAGCCGCCTGCTGGCGGAGGCCCAGGAGCGGAGCCAGCAGGGGGGCCTGCGGCTGCTCCAG ATGCCATCGTGA
- the TRIM41 gene encoding E3 ubiquitin-protein ligase TRIM41 isoform X5 translates to MAAVAMAPNPVQTLQEEAVCAICLDYFTDPVSIGCGHNFCRVCVTQLWGGEDEDDRDELDREEEEEDGEEEEVEAVGAGGGWDTPMRDEDYEGDMEEEVEEEEEGVFWTSGMGGSNWDNMDYVWEEEDEEEDLDYYLGDMEEDLRGEDEEDEEEVLEEDEEEELDPVTPLPPPPAPRRCFTCPQCRKSFPRRSFRPNLQLANMVQVIRQMHPTPGRGSRGSEQGICPKHQEALKLFCEVDEEAICVVCRESRSHKQHSVVPLEEVVQEYKAKLQGHVEPLRKHLEAVQKMKAKEERRVTELKSQMKSELAAVASEFGRLTRFLAEEQAGLERRLREMHEAQLGRAGAAASRLAEQAAQLSRLLAEAQERSQQGGLRLLQDIKETFNRCHREENEPDVLSGCPSGPDAGP, encoded by the exons ATGGCTGCCGTTGCCATGGCACCCAACCCTGTGCAGACCCTTCAGGAGGAGGCGGTGTGCGCCATCTGCCTCGATTACTTCACGGACCCCGTGTCCATCGGCTGCGGGCACAACTTCTGCCGAGTGTGTGTAACCCagttgtggggaggggaggatgagGACGACAGAGACGAGTTGGAccgggaggaggaagaggaggacggagaggaggaggaagtggaggctgtgggagctggtggggggtgggacacCCCCATGCGGGATGAAGACTATGAGGGCGACATGGAGGAGGAGGtcgaggaggaagaggagggtgtGTTCTGGACCAGTGGCATGGGAGGGTCCAACTGGGACAACATGGACTACgtgtgggaggaggaggacgaggaggaagaTTTGGACTACTACTTGGGGGACATGGAGGAGGACCTGAgaggggaggatgaggaggacgaggaggaagtactggaggaggatgaggaagaggagctAGACCCCGTCACCCCACTGCCCCCGCCTCCAGCCCCTCGGAGGTGCTTCACCTGCCCTCAGTGCCGAAAGAGCTTTCCCAGGCGGAGCTTCCGCCCCAACCTGCAGCTGGCCAACATGGTCCAGGTGATTCGGCAGATGCACCCAACTCCTGGTCGAGGGAGCCGTGGGAGCGAGCAGGGCATTTGTCCCAAACACCAGGAAGCCCTGAAGCTCTTCTGCGAGGTGGATGAAGAGGCCATCTGTGTGGTGTGCAGAGAATCCAGGAGCCACAAACAACACAGCGTGGTGCCATTGGAGGAGGTGGTGCAGGAGTATAAG GCCAAACTGCAGGGGCATGTGGAACCACTGAGGAAGCACCTAGAGGCTGTGCAGAAGATGAAGGCCAAGGAGGAAAGGCGGGTGACAGAGCTGAAG AGCCAGATGAAGTCAGAGCTGGCAGCTGTGGCCTCGGAGTTCGGGCGGCTGACACGGTTTCTGGCTGAAGAGCAGGCAGGGTTGGAGCGGCGCCTCCGAGAGATGCACGAAGCCCAGCTAGGGCGTGCAGGAGCAGCGGCTAGCCGCCTGGCGGAGCAGGCTGCCCAGCTGAGCCGCCTGCTGGCGGAGGCCCAGGAGCGGAGCCAGCAGGGGGGCCTGCGGCTGCTCCAG GACATCAAGGAGACTTTCAATAG ATGCCATCGTGAGGAAAATGAGCCGGATGTTCTGTCAGGCTGCCCGAG TGGACCTGACGCTGGACCCTGA
- the TRIM41 gene encoding E3 ubiquitin-protein ligase TRIM41 isoform X3 has product MAAVAMAPNPVQTLQEEAVCAICLDYFTDPVSIGCGHNFCRVCVTQLWGGEDEDDRDELDREEEEEDGEEEEVEAVGAGGGWDTPMRDEDYEGDMEEEVEEEEEGVFWTSGMGGSNWDNMDYVWEEEDEEEDLDYYLGDMEEDLRGEDEEDEEEVLEEDEEEELDPVTPLPPPPAPRRCFTCPQCRKSFPRRSFRPNLQLANMVQVIRQMHPTPGRGSRGSEQGICPKHQEALKLFCEVDEEAICVVCRESRSHKQHSVVPLEEVVQEYKAKLQGHVEPLRKHLEAVQKMKAKEERRVTELKSQMKSELAAVASEFGRLTRFLAEEQAGLERRLREMHEAQLGRAGAAASRLAEQAAQLSRLLAEAQERSQQGGLRLLQDIKETFNRCEEVQLQPPEVWSPDPCQPHSHDFLTDAIVRKMSRMFCQAARVDLTLDPDTAHPALMLSPDRRGVRLAERRQEVADHSKRFSADCCVLGAQGFRSGRHYWEPLLQREVWCVGTNGKRYQAQSSTEQTLLSPSEKPRRFGVYLDYEAGRLGFYNAETLAHVHTFSAAFLGERVFPFFRVLSKGTRIKLCP; this is encoded by the exons ATGGCTGCCGTTGCCATGGCACCCAACCCTGTGCAGACCCTTCAGGAGGAGGCGGTGTGCGCCATCTGCCTCGATTACTTCACGGACCCCGTGTCCATCGGCTGCGGGCACAACTTCTGCCGAGTGTGTGTAACCCagttgtggggaggggaggatgagGACGACAGAGACGAGTTGGAccgggaggaggaagaggaggacggagaggaggaggaagtggaggctgtgggagctggtggggggtgggacacCCCCATGCGGGATGAAGACTATGAGGGCGACATGGAGGAGGAGGtcgaggaggaagaggagggtgtGTTCTGGACCAGTGGCATGGGAGGGTCCAACTGGGACAACATGGACTACgtgtgggaggaggaggacgaggaggaagaTTTGGACTACTACTTGGGGGACATGGAGGAGGACCTGAgaggggaggatgaggaggacgaggaggaagtactggaggaggatgaggaagaggagctAGACCCCGTCACCCCACTGCCCCCGCCTCCAGCCCCTCGGAGGTGCTTCACCTGCCCTCAGTGCCGAAAGAGCTTTCCCAGGCGGAGCTTCCGCCCCAACCTGCAGCTGGCCAACATGGTCCAGGTGATTCGGCAGATGCACCCAACTCCTGGTCGAGGGAGCCGTGGGAGCGAGCAGGGCATTTGTCCCAAACACCAGGAAGCCCTGAAGCTCTTCTGCGAGGTGGATGAAGAGGCCATCTGTGTGGTGTGCAGAGAATCCAGGAGCCACAAACAACACAGCGTGGTGCCATTGGAGGAGGTGGTGCAGGAGTATAAG GCCAAACTGCAGGGGCATGTGGAACCACTGAGGAAGCACCTAGAGGCTGTGCAGAAGATGAAGGCCAAGGAGGAAAGGCGGGTGACAGAGCTGAAG AGCCAGATGAAGTCAGAGCTGGCAGCTGTGGCCTCGGAGTTCGGGCGGCTGACACGGTTTCTGGCTGAAGAGCAGGCAGGGTTGGAGCGGCGCCTCCGAGAGATGCACGAAGCCCAGCTAGGGCGTGCAGGAGCAGCGGCTAGCCGCCTGGCGGAGCAGGCTGCCCAGCTGAGCCGCCTGCTGGCGGAGGCCCAGGAGCGGAGCCAGCAGGGGGGCCTGCGGCTGCTCCAG GACATCAAGGAGACTTTCAATAG GTGTGAAGAGGTACAGCTGCAGCCCCCAGAGGTCTGGTCCCCTGACCCGTGTCAACCCCATAGCCATGACTTCTTGACAGATGCCATCGTGAGGAAAATGAGCCGGATGTTCTGTCAGGCTGCCCGAG TGGACCTGACGCTGGACCCTGACACGGCTCACCCGGCTCTGATGCTGTCCCCTGACCGCCGGGGGGTCCGCCTGGCAGAGCGGCGGCAGGAGGTTGCTGACCATTCCAAGCGCTTCTCAGCCGACTGCTGCGTCTTGGGGGCCCAAGGCTTCCGCTCTGGCCGGCACTACTGGGAG CCCCTGCTCCAGCGGGAAGTGTGGTGTGTGGGCACCAACGGCAAACGCTACCAGGCACAGAGCTCAACGGAGCAGACACTGCTGAGCCCAAGTGAGAAACCACGGCGCTTTGGCGTGTACCTGGACTATGAGGCTGGGCGCCTGGGCTTCTACAATGCGGAGACTCTAGCCCATGTGCATACCTTCTCAGCTGCTTTCCTGGGCGAGCGTGTCTTCCCTTTCTTTCGGGTGCTCTCCAAGGGCACCCGTATCAAGCTCTGCCCTTGA
- the TRIM41 gene encoding E3 ubiquitin-protein ligase TRIM41 isoform X1: MAAVAMAPNPVQTLQEEAVCAICLDYFTDPVSIGCGHNFCRVCVTQLWGGEDEDDRDELDREEEEEDGEEEEVEAVGAGGGWDTPMRDEDYEGDMEEEVEEEEEGVFWTSGMGGSNWDNMDYVWEEEDEEEDLDYYLGDMEEDLRGEDEEDEEEVLEEDEEEELDPVTPLPPPPAPRRCFTCPQCRKSFPRRSFRPNLQLANMVQVIRQMHPTPGRGSRGSEQGICPKHQEALKLFCEVDEEAICVVCRESRSHKQHSVVPLEEVVQEYKAKLQGHVEPLRKHLEAVQKMKAKEERRVTELKSQMKSELAAVASEFGRLTRFLAEEQAGLERRLREMHEAQLGRAGAAASRLAEQAAQLSRLLAEAQERSQQGGLRLLQDIKETFNRCEEVQLQPPEVWSPDPCQPHSHDFLTDAIVRKMSRMFCQAARVDLTLDPDTAHPALMLSPDRRGVRLAERRQEVADHSKRFSADCCVLGAQGFRSGRHYWEVEVGGRRGWAVGAARESTHHKEKVGSGGSSVGSGDASSSRHHHRRRRLHLPQQPLLQREVWCVGTNGKRYQAQSSTEQTLLSPSEKPRRFGVYLDYEAGRLGFYNAETLAHVHTFSAAFLGERVFPFFRVLSKGTRIKLCP, from the exons ATGGCTGCCGTTGCCATGGCACCCAACCCTGTGCAGACCCTTCAGGAGGAGGCGGTGTGCGCCATCTGCCTCGATTACTTCACGGACCCCGTGTCCATCGGCTGCGGGCACAACTTCTGCCGAGTGTGTGTAACCCagttgtggggaggggaggatgagGACGACAGAGACGAGTTGGAccgggaggaggaagaggaggacggagaggaggaggaagtggaggctgtgggagctggtggggggtgggacacCCCCATGCGGGATGAAGACTATGAGGGCGACATGGAGGAGGAGGtcgaggaggaagaggagggtgtGTTCTGGACCAGTGGCATGGGAGGGTCCAACTGGGACAACATGGACTACgtgtgggaggaggaggacgaggaggaagaTTTGGACTACTACTTGGGGGACATGGAGGAGGACCTGAgaggggaggatgaggaggacgaggaggaagtactggaggaggatgaggaagaggagctAGACCCCGTCACCCCACTGCCCCCGCCTCCAGCCCCTCGGAGGTGCTTCACCTGCCCTCAGTGCCGAAAGAGCTTTCCCAGGCGGAGCTTCCGCCCCAACCTGCAGCTGGCCAACATGGTCCAGGTGATTCGGCAGATGCACCCAACTCCTGGTCGAGGGAGCCGTGGGAGCGAGCAGGGCATTTGTCCCAAACACCAGGAAGCCCTGAAGCTCTTCTGCGAGGTGGATGAAGAGGCCATCTGTGTGGTGTGCAGAGAATCCAGGAGCCACAAACAACACAGCGTGGTGCCATTGGAGGAGGTGGTGCAGGAGTATAAG GCCAAACTGCAGGGGCATGTGGAACCACTGAGGAAGCACCTAGAGGCTGTGCAGAAGATGAAGGCCAAGGAGGAAAGGCGGGTGACAGAGCTGAAG AGCCAGATGAAGTCAGAGCTGGCAGCTGTGGCCTCGGAGTTCGGGCGGCTGACACGGTTTCTGGCTGAAGAGCAGGCAGGGTTGGAGCGGCGCCTCCGAGAGATGCACGAAGCCCAGCTAGGGCGTGCAGGAGCAGCGGCTAGCCGCCTGGCGGAGCAGGCTGCCCAGCTGAGCCGCCTGCTGGCGGAGGCCCAGGAGCGGAGCCAGCAGGGGGGCCTGCGGCTGCTCCAG GACATCAAGGAGACTTTCAATAG GTGTGAAGAGGTACAGCTGCAGCCCCCAGAGGTCTGGTCCCCTGACCCGTGTCAACCCCATAGCCATGACTTCTTGACAGATGCCATCGTGAGGAAAATGAGCCGGATGTTCTGTCAGGCTGCCCGAG TGGACCTGACGCTGGACCCTGACACGGCTCACCCGGCTCTGATGCTGTCCCCTGACCGCCGGGGGGTCCGCCTGGCAGAGCGGCGGCAGGAGGTTGCTGACCATTCCAAGCGCTTCTCAGCCGACTGCTGCGTCTTGGGGGCCCAAGGCTTCCGCTCTGGCCGGCACTACTGGGAGGTAGAGGTGGGCGGGCGGCGGGGTTGGGCGGTGGGCGCTGCCCGTGAATCGACCCATCATAAGGAGAAGGTGGGCTCTGGGGGGTCCTCTGTGGGCAGTGGGGATGCCAGCTCCTCGCGCCATCACCATCGCCGCCGCCGGCTGCACCTACCCCAACAGCCCCTGCTCCAGCGGGAAGTGTGGTGTGTGGGCACCAACGGCAAACGCTACCAGGCACAGAGCTCAACGGAGCAGACACTGCTGAGCCCAAGTGAGAAACCACGGCGCTTTGGCGTGTACCTGGACTATGAGGCTGGGCGCCTGGGCTTCTACAATGCGGAGACTCTAGCCCATGTGCATACCTTCTCAGCTGCTTTCCTGGGCGAGCGTGTCTTCCCTTTCTTTCGGGTGCTCTCCAAGGGCACCCGTATCAAGCTCTGCCCTTGA